One window from the genome of Deltaproteobacteria bacterium encodes:
- a CDS encoding ATP-dependent DNA ligase — translation MVIIVRPTPKGVARVSEGKANGNVPLLGIAAARPGAHSRTTPHGRGGRSCGHGSCWLSPWRSPQSRRRARACACRCAAASSSRSPTCRAPRSARSSSPVARGSPAGSSAAGPWATVTAALRSAWPDTDLTAGAAAPLLGRVATLRELAAVCEQLARTRSRRDLARQVADFLGGLEAEEVRPAVRFLLGQAGRGGAVSGQTLWPVLLRLVGAAAPADVWAGAVDFGEAVERLLARRETPADLPALGLLDIEERVRALAGARGAGSRAEKERLLADLFARLTPLEAKYVAKNLIREMRTGAAEGVLLDALALVAGGDRAAVARAHMLEGDLGEVAALALAHRGGPLPASALAYFRPLRPMLAHTAESVGEALAAFGGRAGVEWKLDGARVQVHRRGDECRLYSRRLQDLTASLPDVVAALTRGLAAPAAILEGEVIAVDAASRALPFQELMRRFRRIRDIGRLEREVPVRLYLFDALQTSEESLIDRPYGERWAALERVRGTLPTAARVVPASAAEAEAFAAAALADGFEGVMVKGLDARYTPGVRGRGWLKVKRATTVDLVIIAADHGYGRRHGWLSNYHLAARDADTGRLEPVGKTFKGLTDAEFRAMTDRLSALAIRETGPTVHVEPRIVVEVLFTDLQRSPTYPAGLALRFARIARIRDDKTPADADTVQHLHGLFARQQARAAGREGET, via the coding sequence TTGGTCATCATCGTCCGGCCCACCCCCAAAGGCGTCGCCAGGGTAAGCGAAGGAAAGGCGAATGGCAATGTTCCGCTGCTAGGCATTGCGGCGGCCCGCCCCGGGGCCCATAGCCGGACGACGCCCCACGGACGAGGAGGTCGATCATGCGGTCACGGTTCCTGCTGGCTGTCACCCTGGCGCTCGCCGCAGTCCCGGCGGCGGGCGCGCGCATGCGCATGCCGCTGCGCTGCTGCCTCGAGCTCGAGATCCCCGACGTGCCGCGCGCCCCGATCTGCGCGCAGCTCAAGTCCCGTCGCCCGCGGCTCGCCTGCCGGCTCCTCGGCGGCCGGCCCGTGGGCCACGGTGACTGCAGCCCTGCGCTCTGCGTGGCCGGACACTGACTTGACTGCCGGCGCGGCGGCGCCTCTTCTGGGCCGCGTGGCGACGTTGCGCGAGCTCGCCGCCGTCTGTGAACAGCTCGCCCGCACGCGCAGCCGGCGCGACCTGGCGCGGCAGGTGGCGGACTTCCTCGGCGGTCTCGAGGCCGAGGAGGTCCGGCCCGCCGTGCGATTCCTGCTCGGCCAGGCCGGCCGCGGCGGCGCCGTGAGCGGACAGACGCTCTGGCCCGTGCTCCTCCGCCTGGTCGGCGCGGCGGCGCCCGCCGACGTCTGGGCGGGCGCGGTCGACTTCGGCGAGGCCGTCGAGCGCCTGCTCGCGCGGCGCGAGACGCCGGCGGACCTTCCCGCGCTCGGCCTGCTCGACATCGAGGAGCGCGTGCGGGCCCTGGCCGGCGCGCGGGGCGCGGGCTCGCGGGCCGAGAAGGAGCGGCTCCTCGCCGACCTGTTCGCCCGCTTGACGCCGCTCGAGGCCAAGTACGTCGCGAAGAACCTGATCCGCGAGATGCGGACGGGAGCCGCGGAAGGCGTCCTGCTCGACGCGCTGGCGCTCGTGGCGGGCGGCGACCGGGCCGCGGTCGCCCGTGCGCACATGCTCGAAGGAGACCTCGGCGAGGTCGCCGCGCTCGCGCTCGCGCACCGCGGCGGGCCCTTGCCGGCGAGCGCCCTCGCCTACTTCCGCCCACTCCGTCCCATGCTGGCGCATACCGCGGAGAGCGTCGGCGAGGCGCTCGCGGCCTTTGGCGGCCGGGCGGGGGTGGAGTGGAAGCTCGACGGGGCACGCGTGCAGGTACACCGCCGCGGCGACGAGTGCCGGCTCTACTCGCGCCGCCTGCAGGATCTGACCGCCAGCCTGCCCGACGTCGTCGCCGCGCTGACGCGCGGGCTCGCCGCCCCGGCAGCGATCCTCGAGGGCGAGGTGATCGCGGTCGACGCCGCCAGCCGAGCGCTCCCCTTCCAGGAGCTCATGCGGCGCTTCCGGCGCATCCGCGACATCGGCCGTCTGGAGCGCGAGGTGCCGGTGCGGCTCTACCTGTTCGACGCGCTCCAGACGAGCGAGGAGTCGCTCATCGACCGTCCGTACGGCGAGCGCTGGGCTGCGCTCGAGCGCGTGCGCGGCACGCTGCCGACCGCGGCGCGCGTCGTGCCGGCGAGCGCGGCCGAGGCGGAGGCCTTCGCCGCCGCCGCGCTCGCCGACGGCTTCGAGGGCGTGATGGTGAAGGGGCTCGACGCGCGCTACACGCCCGGCGTCCGCGGCCGGGGCTGGCTCAAGGTGAAGCGCGCGACGACGGTCGACCTGGTGATCATCGCCGCCGACCATGGCTACGGCCGCCGCCACGGCTGGCTCAGCAACTACCACCTGGCGGCGCGCGACGCGGACACGGGACGTCTCGAGCCGGTGGGAAAGACCTTCAAGGGGCTCACCGACGCGGAGTTCCGCGCCATGACCGACCGCCTCTCGGCCCTCGCCATCCGCGAGACGGGGCCGACGGTCCACGTCGAGCCTCGGATCGTGGTGGAGGTGCTGTTCACGGACCTGCAGCGGAGCCCGACCTACCCCGCCGGGCTCGCGCTGCGCTTCGCGCGCATCGCTCGCATCCGCGACGACAAGACGCCCGCCGACGCCGACACCGTGCAGCATCTGCACGGGCTCTTCGCGCGGCAGCAGGCGCGGGCCGCCGGGAGGGAGGGAGAGACTTGA
- the mltG gene encoding endolytic transglycosylase MltG has protein sequence MTGSRLGRGLLALAGAAGLGAVGLALALHRPGPPVAAPVAVTVDEGERFAEVAADLARQGVLRHPRPLVLWARLTRQDRAVHWGEYLITRPLSPLELLARITGPPDPLHVVVVPEGRTVREVVALLAAAGFGSEESFLCVLQDARFLADEDLPPEGAEGYLFPDTYAFPLATPQERILRSMVHRFREVFTPELVLRAADLGLSAHQAVTLASLVEAETPRAEERPLVAAVFLNRLRRGMPLQSDPTVLYGREGRDRTLTRADLRRPTPFNTYTIPGLPPGPIANPGRASLEAAVEPAPVDYLYFVARGDGTHTFSATLAAHNAAVAHYRRRHP, from the coding sequence GTGACCGGGAGCCGTCTCGGGCGGGGCCTGCTGGCGCTCGCGGGCGCCGCGGGGCTCGGGGCCGTCGGGCTCGCGCTGGCCCTTCACCGGCCCGGTCCGCCCGTCGCCGCGCCGGTCGCCGTCACCGTCGACGAGGGCGAGCGCTTCGCCGAGGTGGCCGCGGACCTGGCGCGCCAGGGGGTGCTCCGTCACCCGCGCCCGCTCGTCCTCTGGGCCCGCCTGACCCGCCAGGACCGCGCGGTGCACTGGGGCGAGTACCTCATCACGCGACCGCTCTCGCCGCTCGAGCTGCTGGCGCGCATCACGGGGCCGCCGGACCCGTTGCACGTCGTCGTCGTCCCCGAGGGGCGCACCGTGCGCGAGGTCGTCGCGCTGCTCGCCGCGGCCGGGTTCGGCTCCGAGGAAAGCTTCCTCTGCGTGCTCCAGGACGCGCGCTTCCTCGCCGACGAGGATCTCCCGCCCGAGGGCGCGGAGGGCTACCTCTTCCCCGACACCTACGCGTTCCCCCTCGCCACGCCGCAGGAGCGCATCCTCCGCAGCATGGTGCACCGCTTCCGCGAGGTGTTCACCCCCGAGCTCGTGCTGCGCGCCGCCGACCTCGGGTTGAGCGCGCATCAGGCGGTGACGCTGGCCTCGCTGGTCGAGGCGGAGACGCCGCGCGCGGAGGAGCGCCCCCTGGTGGCGGCCGTGTTCTTGAACCGGCTGCGGCGCGGCATGCCGCTGCAGTCCGACCCGACCGTCCTCTACGGGCGGGAGGGCCGCGACCGGACGCTCACGCGCGCCGACCTCCGCCGTCCCACACCGTTCAACACCTACACGATTCCCGGCCTGCCACCCGGGCCGATCGCCAACCCCGGCCGCGCCTCGCTCGAGGCCGCCGTGGAGCCGGCGCCGGTCGACTACCTCTACTTCGTGGCGCGTGGCGACGGTACGCACACCTTCAGCGCGACCCTCGCCGCCCACAACGCCGCCGTCGCCCACTACCGCCGCCGCCACCCGTAG
- the ruvX gene encoding Holliday junction resolvase RuvX: MRIAALDVGEARIGVAVSDELGITAQGVGVVRRVGGRRDVEALAALLAPYTPERLVVGLPLALSGSEGPQAAKVRRFAEQAAAHLGLPLEFWDERLTTVAAERALLEADVRRRRRREVIDQVAATLILQGYLAARRP; the protein is encoded by the coding sequence ATGCGCATCGCGGCGCTCGACGTCGGCGAGGCGCGGATCGGCGTCGCGGTGAGCGACGAGCTCGGCATCACGGCACAGGGGGTGGGCGTGGTTCGTCGGGTCGGAGGACGTCGTGACGTGGAGGCCCTCGCCGCGCTGCTCGCCCCCTACACGCCCGAGCGGCTGGTGGTGGGTCTGCCCCTCGCCCTCAGCGGCTCGGAGGGTCCGCAGGCGGCCAAGGTGCGCCGCTTTGCGGAGCAGGCCGCCGCCCACCTCGGCCTGCCGCTCGAGTTCTGGGACGAGCGCCTGACCACGGTGGCGGCCGAACGGGCGCTGCTGGAGGCCGACGTCCGCCGCCGGCGGCGTCGCGAGGTCATCGACCAGGTGGCGGCCACGCTGATCCTCCAGGGGTACCTGGCCGCGCGCCGCCCGTGA
- a CDS encoding glycerophosphodiester phosphodiesterase codes for MDGPRPRLFAHRGASGLFPENTLDAFAAGIGGGAERLELDVHATADGQVVVIHDETLERTTDGTGLVRALPLAALQRLDAGYRFRAPDGTHPFRGRGLRVPTLAEVFTAFPGVPLNIELKQTDPPAEAALVAVLDRFAARDQTLLAAEDGTIMARMRAAAPDVLTSFSAPEVAEWVFRLRDGRLAGYRPPGVALQVPPAFGDVALVTAESVAAAHRLGLEVHVWTINDEAEMETLLDLGVDGIMTDFPARGVAVLRGRGLR; via the coding sequence CTGGACGGCCCGCGCCCGCGCCTCTTCGCCCACCGCGGCGCCTCCGGCCTGTTTCCCGAGAACACCCTCGACGCCTTTGCCGCCGGCATCGGTGGGGGGGCAGAACGGCTCGAGCTGGACGTGCACGCCACCGCCGACGGGCAGGTGGTCGTGATCCACGACGAGACCCTGGAGCGCACGACGGACGGCACGGGCCTCGTCCGCGCCCTTCCCCTCGCCGCCCTCCAGCGCCTCGACGCGGGCTACCGCTTCCGCGCCCCCGACGGGACCCATCCGTTCCGCGGCCGCGGGCTCCGCGTGCCGACGCTGGCCGAGGTCTTCACGGCCTTCCCGGGCGTCCCGCTCAACATCGAGCTGAAGCAGACCGATCCCCCGGCGGAGGCCGCGCTGGTCGCCGTGCTCGATCGCTTCGCGGCCCGCGACCAGACGCTGCTCGCCGCCGAGGACGGCACGATCATGGCCCGCATGCGCGCCGCCGCGCCCGACGTGCTGACCAGCTTCTCGGCCCCCGAGGTGGCCGAGTGGGTCTTCCGCCTGCGCGACGGCCGGCTCGCCGGCTACCGTCCGCCCGGCGTCGCCCTCCAAGTGCCGCCCGCGTTCGGCGACGTGGCGCTCGTCACGGCCGAGTCGGTCGCCGCCGCTCACCGGCTCGGCCTCGAGGTGCACGTGTGGACCATCAACGACGAGGCGGAGATGGAGACGCTCCTCGACCTCGGGGTGGACGGGATCATGACCGACTTCCCCGCGCGCGGGGTCGCGGTGCTGCGCGGGCGCGGGCTCCGCTGA
- a CDS encoding 3'(2'),5'-bisphosphate nucleotidase CysQ: MLLRLDDRAAAAHGLRARGPSSPQSEAALRAARGADGEPGSRIPPGARLRTRRRAQATAVSAFIREREVAVRAARAAGAIVLRYYVPGVAAREKRPDNPVTLADLEANGCIHRLVEAAFPDDGWLSEETADSHERLAHRRVWVVDPLDGTKEFIQHIPEFCVCVALVEDGRPVVAVEYNPAADRLYAAVRGEGTTVNGAPARVSTTARVADAVVLASRSEDKRGEWDAFKPHVHVKLTGSVAFKLAEIATGAGDATFTLTPKNEWDICAGSLLVEEAGGRATDLEGRPLVFNQPSPLRPGMIASNGVLHDGLLALIGEVAPRPAG, translated from the coding sequence GTGCTACTGCGACTCGACGATCGCGCTGCCGCTGCTCACGGCCTACGCGCTCGCGGCCCATCCTCCCCGCAAAGCGAAGCGGCTCTACGAGCGGCGCGAGGCGCTGATGGAGAACCTGGTTCGCGAATACCACCAGGCGCACGACTTCGGACCCGACGGCGGGCTCAAGCCACGGCCGTGAGCGCCTTCATCCGCGAGCGGGAGGTCGCCGTCCGGGCCGCGCGCGCGGCGGGCGCCATCGTGCTGCGCTACTACGTGCCCGGCGTCGCGGCGCGCGAGAAGAGGCCCGACAATCCGGTGACCCTGGCCGACCTCGAGGCGAACGGCTGCATCCACCGGCTCGTCGAGGCGGCGTTCCCCGACGACGGCTGGCTCTCGGAGGAGACCGCCGACTCCCACGAGCGCCTCGCCCACCGGCGCGTCTGGGTGGTCGATCCGCTCGACGGCACGAAAGAGTTCATCCAGCACATCCCCGAGTTCTGCGTGTGTGTGGCGCTGGTCGAGGATGGCCGCCCGGTGGTCGCGGTCGAGTACAACCCCGCCGCCGATCGCCTCTACGCCGCGGTCCGGGGCGAGGGCACGACGGTGAACGGCGCCCCGGCGCGCGTGAGCACGACGGCGCGCGTTGCCGATGCCGTGGTCCTCGCCAGCCGCTCCGAGGACAAGCGCGGCGAGTGGGACGCCTTCAAGCCTCACGTCCACGTCAAGCTCACCGGCAGCGTCGCCTTCAAGCTGGCCGAGATCGCCACCGGCGCCGGCGACGCGACCTTCACGCTCACGCCGAAGAACGAGTGGGACATCTGCGCCGGGTCGCTGCTCGTCGAGGAGGCGGGCGGGCGGGCAACCGACCTCGAGGGCCGGCCGCTCGTGTTCAACCAGCCGTCGCCGCTGCGGCCGGGGATGATCGCGTCGAACGGCGTGCTGCACGACGGGTTGCTGGCGTTGATCGGGGAGGTCGCGCCGCGGCCCGCCGGCTGA
- a CDS encoding deoxyhypusine synthase → MKRLLAGARIEPRPVTGTTTVCELVDGALLAYNGARLREAAQLFVRRMLEDDVTVGVSLSGALTPAGLGMSCLIPLIEAGFVDWIVSTGANLYHDTHFGIGLTMHRGRPDLDDVALRKDGVVRIYDVVFDYAVLLDTDAFYRRILFAPEFQREMGTAEFHHLIGRVVAERQRALGLTRKSLLAAAWEQGVPVYTSSPGDSSIGMNVAALAIEGCKLKIDVSRDVNETAAIVLGAKRAGGKSGVLILGGGSPKNFVLQTEPQVQEVLGIEEKGHDYYVQFTDARVDTGGLSGATPSEAVSWGKVDPDKLPDTVVCYCDSTIALPLLTAYALAAHPPRKAKRLYERREALMENLVREYHQAHDFGPDGGLKPRP, encoded by the coding sequence ATGAAGCGGCTCCTCGCGGGGGCGCGGATCGAGCCGCGCCCGGTGACGGGGACGACCACCGTATGCGAGCTCGTCGACGGCGCGCTCCTCGCCTACAACGGCGCGCGGCTGCGCGAAGCGGCGCAGCTCTTCGTGCGCCGCATGCTCGAGGACGACGTGACGGTGGGCGTGAGCCTGAGCGGCGCGCTCACTCCTGCGGGTCTCGGCATGTCGTGCCTGATCCCGCTCATCGAGGCCGGCTTCGTCGACTGGATCGTCTCCACCGGCGCCAACCTCTATCACGACACCCACTTCGGCATCGGCCTCACCATGCACCGCGGCCGGCCCGACCTCGACGACGTCGCGCTGCGCAAGGATGGCGTCGTCCGCATCTACGACGTCGTCTTCGACTACGCAGTGCTGCTCGACACCGACGCGTTCTACCGCCGGATCCTCTTCGCGCCCGAGTTCCAGCGCGAGATGGGGACCGCCGAGTTCCATCACCTGATCGGCCGCGTCGTCGCGGAGCGGCAGCGGGCGCTCGGCTTGACGCGCAAATCGTTGCTCGCGGCGGCGTGGGAGCAGGGGGTCCCCGTCTACACCTCCTCGCCGGGCGACAGCTCGATAGGCATGAACGTCGCCGCCCTCGCCATCGAGGGCTGCAAGCTCAAGATCGACGTCTCGCGCGACGTGAACGAGACCGCGGCGATCGTCCTCGGCGCGAAGCGCGCGGGCGGCAAGAGCGGCGTGCTCATCCTCGGCGGCGGCTCGCCGAAGAACTTCGTCCTCCAGACCGAGCCGCAGGTGCAGGAGGTGCTCGGCATCGAGGAGAAGGGGCACGACTACTACGTGCAGTTCACCGACGCCCGGGTGGACACGGGCGGCCTCTCGGGCGCGACGCCGAGCGAAGCCGTCAGCTGGGGAAAGGTCGATCCCGACAAGCTGCCGGACACCGTGGTGTGCTACTGCGACTCGACGATCGCGCTGCCGCTGCTCACGGCCTACGCGCTCGCGGCCCATCCTCCCCGCAAAGCGAAGCGGCTCTACGAGCGGCGCGAGGCGCTGATGGAGAACCTGGTTCGCGAATACCACCAGGCGCACGACTTCGGACCCGACGGCGGGCTCAAGCCACGGCCGTGA
- a CDS encoding phosphatidylglycerophosphatase A, translated as MRALAVALATVGGVGYAPIASGTVGSLVALPLLPFLAALRDRAPAAYAALVLGLVAVAVWAAGRAEDALGMEDHPHIVIDEVAGLVVAGAFLPATWLAAGVAFVLFRIFDVVKPFPARQIDGGVEGGLGVVGDDLVAGVYAGLLTRLVLRTLA; from the coding sequence GTGCGTGCCCTGGCGGTGGCTCTCGCGACGGTCGGCGGCGTGGGCTACGCCCCGATCGCCTCGGGGACGGTGGGTTCGCTGGTCGCGCTGCCGCTGCTCCCCTTCCTGGCCGCGCTGCGCGACCGGGCGCCGGCCGCCTACGCGGCGCTCGTCCTCGGGCTCGTCGCCGTCGCCGTCTGGGCTGCGGGCCGCGCGGAGGATGCCCTCGGCATGGAGGACCATCCGCACATCGTGATCGACGAGGTCGCCGGGCTCGTCGTGGCCGGCGCCTTCCTGCCCGCCACCTGGCTGGCGGCGGGCGTGGCCTTCGTCCTCTTCCGCATCTTCGACGTGGTGAAGCCGTTCCCGGCGCGGCAGATCGATGGCGGCGTCGAGGGCGGGCTCGGGGTGGTCGGCGACGACCTCGTGGCGGGCGTCTATGCCGGGCTCCTCACCCGGCTCGTCCTCCGGACCCTCGCGTGA
- a CDS encoding competence/damage-inducible protein A translates to MIERAAILSTGDELTTGRIVDTNASWIADQLFALGMDVVAVLTVGDYPERLAWAWQQALELAEVVISTGGIGPTTDDLTNEVVARVLGVPLAEDRASAERIRQLFAALGREMPENNLKQALLPRGAVVIPNPLGTAPGYRIHHRERHLVVLPGVPREMKTMMDETVLPWLRTLRGGDVYLARVFQTFGLSESALDEMVAGVVEPAEARVSFRASFPEISLRVVVHGEPASAAARLETLAARIRERIGPYVYGEGPVTLEEVVGRLLRERELTLALAESLTGGLVGHRVTNVPGSSAYLRGAVVAYANRVKQELLGVRRETLDAHGAVSEQTAAEMAAGVRRVFGTDLGLATTGIAGPEAATAEKPAGTLWLALAAADGTVTRHYQLWGTRDWMKLLASQIALDWLRRHALGQPVIDSQLFRPKSA, encoded by the coding sequence GTGATCGAGCGCGCGGCCATTCTCTCGACCGGCGACGAGCTCACCACGGGCCGCATCGTCGACACCAATGCCAGCTGGATCGCCGATCAGCTCTTCGCCCTCGGCATGGACGTCGTCGCCGTGCTCACGGTCGGCGACTATCCCGAGCGGCTCGCCTGGGCCTGGCAGCAGGCGCTCGAGCTGGCCGAGGTCGTCATCTCGACGGGCGGCATCGGACCCACGACGGACGACCTGACCAACGAGGTCGTCGCCCGCGTTCTCGGCGTGCCGCTCGCCGAGGACCGCGCGTCCGCCGAACGCATCCGGCAGCTCTTCGCCGCGCTCGGCCGCGAGATGCCCGAGAACAACCTGAAGCAGGCCCTCCTGCCCCGGGGCGCGGTCGTCATCCCGAACCCGCTCGGCACGGCGCCGGGGTACCGCATCCATCATCGCGAGCGCCACCTCGTCGTCCTGCCCGGCGTGCCGCGCGAGATGAAGACGATGATGGACGAGACCGTGCTGCCCTGGCTGCGCACGCTGCGCGGGGGCGACGTGTACCTGGCACGCGTCTTCCAGACCTTCGGGCTCAGCGAGTCGGCGCTCGACGAGATGGTTGCCGGCGTCGTCGAGCCCGCCGAAGCCCGCGTCTCGTTCCGGGCGAGCTTCCCGGAGATCTCGCTGCGCGTCGTCGTCCACGGCGAGCCGGCCTCCGCCGCGGCCCGGCTCGAGACCCTCGCGGCGCGCATCCGCGAGCGCATCGGCCCCTACGTGTACGGCGAGGGACCGGTCACGCTCGAGGAGGTGGTCGGCCGGCTGCTGCGCGAGCGGGAGCTCACGCTGGCGCTGGCCGAGTCGTTGACGGGAGGCCTCGTCGGGCACCGCGTCACCAACGTGCCGGGCAGCTCCGCGTACCTCCGCGGCGCCGTCGTCGCCTACGCCAATCGCGTCAAGCAGGAGCTGCTCGGGGTCCGCCGGGAAACCCTCGACGCGCACGGGGCGGTCAGCGAGCAGACGGCCGCCGAGATGGCCGCCGGCGTGCGGCGCGTCTTCGGGACGGACCTCGGGCTCGCGACCACCGGCATCGCCGGTCCCGAGGCGGCCACGGCCGAGAAACCCGCCGGCACCCTGTGGCTGGCGCTCGCCGCGGCGGACGGCACGGTCACCCGGCACTACCAGCTCTGGGGCACGCGCGACTGGATGAAGCTCCTCGCCTCGCAGATCGCGCTCGACTGGCTGCGCCGCCACGCGCTCGGGCAGCCGGTGATCGACTCGCAGCTCTTCCGGCCGAAGAGCGCCTAG
- the thpR gene encoding RNA 2',3'-cyclic phosphodiesterase, whose translation MRCFVALDLPDDVRAALERTQASLRREAPRADLRWVAPAGLHVTLKFLGEVPEAALAPVADAVRTTAAAHAGITLALAGLGGFPSLARPRVLWAGIPTGVAEVGRLAAALERVLEPLGFPPENRPFRSHVTIARVRSPRGLGRIRAAIEAAPDVDFGSWTANEVILFRSHLRPTGAEYEALATLPLAG comes from the coding sequence GTGCGCTGCTTCGTCGCCCTCGACCTCCCGGACGACGTCCGCGCCGCCCTCGAGCGGACCCAGGCGTCGCTCCGGCGCGAGGCGCCGCGCGCGGACCTGCGCTGGGTCGCTCCCGCGGGGCTCCACGTGACCCTCAAGTTCCTCGGCGAGGTGCCCGAGGCTGCGCTCGCGCCCGTCGCCGACGCCGTGCGCACGACCGCCGCCGCCCATGCCGGCATCACCCTCGCGCTTGCGGGGCTCGGCGGCTTCCCGAGCCTCGCGCGGCCGCGCGTGCTGTGGGCCGGCATCCCGACCGGGGTGGCGGAGGTCGGCCGGCTCGCCGCCGCCCTCGAGCGGGTGCTCGAGCCGCTCGGCTTCCCGCCCGAGAACCGTCCGTTCCGCAGCCACGTGACCATCGCCCGCGTCCGCTCGCCACGCGGGCTCGGTCGGATCAGGGCCGCGATCGAGGCCGCTCCCGATGTCGACTTCGGAAGCTGGACGGCGAACGAGGTGATCCTCTTCCGCAGCCACCTCCGGCCGACGGGCGCCGAATACGAGGCGCTCGCCACCCTCCCGCTCGCCGGGTGA
- the recA gene encoding recombinase RecA: MSIDVNRERAIDLALSQIEKQFGKGAIMRLGEAALAGDIPALPTGSLGLDIALGIGGIPRGRVVEIYGPESSGKTTLALQLVAEGQKRGGICAFIDAEHALDVGYARKLGVKTEDLLISQPDNGEQALEITDTLVRSGAIDVLVIDSVAALVPRAEIEGDMGDPQMGLQARLMSQALRKLTATISKSRTIVAFINQIRMKIGVLFGNPETTTGGNALKFYASVRLDIRRLGAIKHGDEVIGSRTKVRVVKNKVAPPFREAEFDILYGTGISKEGELIDIAAEQGIVEKTGAWYAFGGERIGQGRENARDFLREHAQVAATIEAKVREKFGLKTDAAPAATEGNGASAEGTRTGEPVRRGRGGKD, translated from the coding sequence ATGAGCATCGACGTGAACCGCGAGCGGGCGATCGACCTCGCGCTCAGCCAGATCGAGAAGCAGTTCGGCAAGGGCGCGATCATGCGGCTCGGCGAGGCCGCCCTCGCCGGCGACATCCCCGCGCTCCCCACCGGTTCGCTCGGCCTCGACATCGCGCTCGGCATCGGCGGCATCCCGCGCGGCCGGGTGGTCGAGATCTACGGCCCCGAGTCGTCGGGCAAGACGACGCTCGCCCTCCAGCTCGTCGCCGAGGGGCAGAAGCGGGGCGGCATCTGCGCCTTCATCGACGCCGAGCACGCGCTCGACGTCGGCTATGCGCGCAAGCTCGGCGTCAAGACCGAGGACCTGCTCATCTCCCAGCCCGACAACGGCGAGCAGGCGCTCGAGATCACCGACACGCTGGTGCGCTCGGGCGCGATCGACGTGCTGGTGATCGATTCGGTCGCTGCCCTGGTCCCGCGCGCCGAGATCGAGGGCGACATGGGCGACCCGCAGATGGGCCTGCAGGCCCGGCTCATGTCGCAGGCGCTCCGCAAGCTCACCGCCACGATCTCCAAGTCGCGCACGATCGTCGCCTTCATCAACCAGATCCGCATGAAGATCGGTGTCCTGTTCGGGAACCCGGAGACCACCACCGGCGGCAACGCGCTCAAGTTCTACGCCTCGGTCCGGCTCGACATCCGCCGCCTCGGCGCCATCAAGCACGGCGACGAGGTGATCGGCAGCCGCACCAAGGTGCGGGTCGTGAAGAACAAGGTGGCGCCGCCCTTCCGCGAGGCGGAGTTCGACATCCTCTACGGGACGGGGATCTCGAAGGAGGGCGAGCTGATCGACATCGCCGCCGAGCAGGGCATCGTCGAGAAGACCGGCGCCTGGTACGCCTTCGGCGGCGAGCGGATCGGCCAGGGCCGCGAGAACGCGCGCGACTTCCTGCGCGAGCATGCCCAGGTGGCCGCGACGATCGAGGCGAAGGTCCGCGAGAAGTTCGGACTGAAGACCGACGCGGCCCCGGCCGCGACGGAGGGGAACGGCGCCAGTGCAGAGGGTACGCGGACGGGGGAGCCCGTCCGGAGGGGGAGGGGCGGAAAGGACTAG